The DNA window AAAGCTCTAACTATTATTTCCTCTTCCAATAACAAATAACATTGATCAATACAAAATTtgaataacaaaatattaaagcattacaaaggctttttttttgtgtgttgtgCTTCATGTTCAACGCATTCACCAAAAATGCTACAACTGATTCCCTCCCTTAAATATCTGTGGGATCATTGATCTCCTGAACACACCAAAACGCAAAACAGACCAACAGATTTGAGTGCCTAACACAGGAGGGGAAAAAAGAGATCAAGGAGTACAATATATTCTTAAGAATTACCTCATCTTCGAGCACAACTCCGTCAGGAATCCGCAATGTCAGTCCAGGGCTTGCATCGATTACAACTTTCCCCTTAAGTACACAAGCAGAAACAAGTTAAAACAGCAAAATTAAGGACTCACAGGAGCGCTAAAACAGCAATGACTTAAAACCACAAAGAAAGCAAACCCGTCAATCTTTAACTCGATATAAACCTTCAGGCAATTGCCTCACATCGCATGAAGCAGCAAGTATATTTCTTGCTCCTACTTAATATTCTTAAGTACTATGTCTTGACACATTCTGGACATAGGTATGAGGGGGATATGAACCTCTAAGGACTCCCAAATACATATAAACCATGAGAAAAAATTAGCATACCCACGTCAAACACACATATTCCTGACACTCGCGACCAAATCTCAGTAACACGGTATTTCAATACACATAACAGGATATCAGTATTGGCTGTACTCTTGATTTGTTTCAAAAATATAGTCAACAATCCATATCAAACAGTgcagataaataaattttattccaAAAAGAAAAGAGCAAGGAATCAAATCACATAATTGAAATTCCTAAAGAATGTATAGTATTTCACTGACAGCACTTTTTGCCTTTTACGGCAAAACGAAATTTTTATGTAATGGATAACACAGAACTAAAATACTTAACAAAACTTCCGTTGGATACAAGTTCCGTCTTTGCACAATTTAGCCATCAATCAATAATTAACACATCATCAAATTATTTAGTGATTTGAAAATACTGAAACACAACATCTGCAACTTTCAGCACTGAAAAGATCATAGCATCAAGTTTAAATGTAATACATGAAGGAAAAGATATACCAACAAAGAAGCAAGATATTGATGCAGGGGCAATAATATGGATACCTTGAGAACTATATCAGCTCCAAACCAAACATCACCATTCACCTCCAAGCTATCCAGCTTGACAATGCTAGGAATTGTTTCAAAGCGGCGCTTGAAATCGCTAATCTGATGAGGAAAACAGAATGTAATAATAGATTCAAGAAAATAAATGCAACCACAATAAATAAAATGCCTTCATGAGTCCATAAACCCTCACCTTTTCAAATTCAGGTCCTAAAGCAATGGAAGGGTCACTAGGACTGACCCTCGCATCATTTCGAACAAACATGCCTTCAGTAAATGAGTAAAGGTCCGACTGTAGAACATAGAATTTTGATGCTTAGAGCCTTAAGTCAGATGAAATAGTACTTTCTTTGGGTTGTAGCatgaaattatagtttataaAAGAGAATGACCTGGAGAAGGAATAAGTCTGATGTGGAATTCAAAGGAAGAAAACGAGATTGGGGAATGGACATGCCAATTGAATTTTCAAATAACTGCCTCAATGACAAAGCAACAACAAGAACTTTTATCAGTTTCTTGCTTCATATAGAATGTAAAGCTGTCTTGGAAAATTTTAAGCAAAAGGTACCTTTAAAGTAGAAAGGTTATCCAAATTCAGTGCACTGGTATCTACAAGCCTTTTAATGGCTTTCAAATTTAGCCACCTGAGAGAAATGAAACCACAATTTAgcctatttgcatttttattaGAACAAATTAAAGGGGCATAGCAGTTAACTTACAAGCTTCTTGTATCAATGAATTTGAATCCTTTCACCGACTTATTATGAACATGACAAAACAGAAAGGAATATGATGAGCCAGTTAGATTAACCAAACAATGTCTGTAAGAAACCACGCAATTCTACTATTGTTCTGTGCAACTTGacataaaattttggacaaaaagagcatatatacacatattcatgCCTTTTTCTTCAGTGAATAAGTATTATAAGCAACTTACCTTTTCAGAGTGATCTGAAGTGAAGTCTTCAAGCTATATCATAATGAAAGCAACAAAGTTAATTAAGGCTGTTTTGATATATACATAGATATCAAACAAATTTATCAGACATCAAGACGATTCATGATATCACTTGCCTTAAATATCCCTTGGAGCGAACTAGCCATAAAGTTGATTAAACCAGTGGAGGTGGTTGGCGTCACCTGAAAACAGTAAAGACTTACAAACAAATTTTAGCCAAAGAGTTATAATAAATGGAAATCATCCTTGCATACCTCCGAACAATATTCAATACTGTTTTGGGCCAAATGATTCAAGATTtctaaattatcaaattaagggGCACAACTAATGACTTGAAGGTCATTAATAAACACCGCAAAATTAAATGATAGGAACAATACAAAGGATACTTGGGTCCACAACATCGGCCACATTATCTGGGTTAACCACAAGGGCATACTCCTTACCCTGGAAGCAATGAGATTAAGAGTTTGCATCAGCTTTCCTCCTGGCATACTTTTGCATTTTCATCCTCATGGATATTTCTTTCTATTTTAGACTTGAGaaacaaaatgaaatattttCGAAATCACAAATACCTGAGCAAGTAATACATCAAGAGTTCCACTATTCATTAGGGAAAGGAAATGAGTGCCATGTTTAGAAGATTGCCTTTGCACAAAAAAATAAAGCAATGATGAGACCTTTCATCAATTGGTGACTGTAACCACAATGTAATCCTGCAGAGTAAATAAGCAAAAAGAAAAGCAATCTATCGGGTATTTTGGAAAATTATCAGATCACTCCATAAAATTTTGGACGCATTGATATATCACATGGGGAAAAAATAGCCTAAGATACTACAAGCTCTATGGTGGTGTTCAATTGAACATCAAACTATGATTTTCCAGTTCATCGACATAGGAGGAAATTGGACACTGACAGTAGACCATGCATATTTCCCTGTTCATCAAAATGAAAGATACTGAAAAATGCTAAACTCAGGAAAACATACACCTAGAATAGATCAAAAGGACCAGTATTTCATAACAATGAGAAAAGGAAAGTGAATATGAAGAATAAATTCAGGGAGTAATAGGTGCGGAACTATCCTAATTTGCATTCAAAGTTATGGTTGATTTCTAGAGCCAACTATGAACTTTACCAAGACTTCCAGAAGTTGCTAAATAACATTATCATAGTTCATTCATCACAGAAAAATCTTATATTAAcaaaaaagcaaagaaaataatGAAGCTGCACCAAAGGAAGGATGCAAAATTGGGCATACCATTTATCCTCACCTCCCTCGCTGACAAAAGATTCATGTTGAGTACGTTCACCCTACATAAATCCAATTATTTTATCAAGAAGAAGTACAAATCTAAGGACCATAGAAAAGAATTCCAGAACCAGTTATGCAACAAGAAAATAATGGCTAGGTTCTCAAACCTGTTCAAAAGGATGTATATCTAGCTAGGTTCTCAAATTTATCAAGAGGAAGTTGCAAGTTTAAGGAGTATGAAAAAATTCCAGAACCAGTTACAACAGGAAAAGTTAGGTTCCCAAACCTGTTCAAAAGGATGTATATCGACGTCTAAGGTGGAATACTTCTCCAAAGCCTACACATGACAACTTGGCTGAGTACCTTTGCTGAGATACAAGGTTAAGAACAAAACAGTGTAGGAAAAACAGATCACCTTTACGATATCTTTGTGTGTGTTCTTTGGGTTCATCAAAAGCAGAGGAATATTGCATCCGTACTTCGAATTTAGTGACTACAAAGAATTGAAAATGTTGAACTAGTGAGCTCTAATGCTATAAAAGAACAGTATATACAACAAATAACTGGTAACCAACCTGAATTTGGTTAACAATTAAGTCAAGAGGTGTTGACCCATTTTTAACTTCAATCAAAGACCTGTGCAAAGGAGAAGGGAATTGCACAAATTCAACTAAATGTCCAAATATTTCTATGACAAGAATGACTCAAATATCAAAGACCAAAGTAAAGAAAGCATGTCATTTCTCAAATAAAAACCGGACAGTTCTTAAATTCTCTTGAATATTAAGTTCACCAAGGAACTAAGTAGTAAAGTATTTAAGCATATTTCATGTGAAAATGCCTAATATAATAACAACAAAGATTCATCCAAAAGGGTGGTAGAACAATATTTTGAAGTAAGGGATGTCATCACAAAATTAGAAGATTTAACCATTTATATCAAACAAGATTCTATTCAAACCATCTTCATGAAACCAAAAAACATATGTATATCACAGAAACTATATTCATTTATGTAGAGGCAAGTCTTTAATATATAACTATGGAATCATCAAGAAATGCTTCTCTTTTcttggaaaaaaaataagtatcAAACTTCCAGAAGTTAGATAATTGCTTACTTGGGACCATTGAAACCCATATTCTTTCCCAAAGCTCCATTATACTTCACCACAACAAGCTTATCCAAAAGCTGCTTAGAGTCAGCAATATCTGCTTCAAGACAGAAAGAATCCAAACAAATTATACAAGCTGAACTCTAATGTACTGTTATATTTTTCTTGATGCTATATTTGGAATACAATAAATTCACACGTAAAAGAATAATGAGAAAATATTACCACAAGACATAGGTGCTAAGTTATCATAAGGAACAACAAGCACTTCATCACTTGCACTGCCTTTGCTCTCACTTGTGCTCTCTACTTGGTCCCTTTAATCAAATATTGAATTTCAAGTAAACCAGACAATTGGAAATAGTTCCAATACAAAAACAAAGAACAGAAGAAACAATGCAACAGCAAACCATGAAAACTCAACTCGTATAAAATAGACAAACTTCAGAGCAAGAATTCCAGACAGAGACTACAAAATAAGAAATAAACCTATCATTCTGCACAATTATCAGAAGTAAACCGATAAGAACTGGGAAAAGGATATTCTCTCTATACTAAGATCCTCAATCAAGCTACTTAAGCAAGGAACCACTTAGTAATAACTCAAGATTCTGTCATCTAGATATCGAGAAACTCATGTCTAAACCTATCATTCTGCACAATTATCAGAAGTAAACCGATAAGAACTGGGAAAAGGATATTCTCTCTATACTAAGATCCTCAATCAAGCTACTTAAGCAAGGAACCACTTAGTAATAACTCAAGATTCTGTCATCTAGATATCGAGAAACTCATGTCCACAACTCAAAATCACTCTTAAATCATCCATCAAGCACATCCAATCTTACAACAATTACTGCCAACAAACTTAGCCGGTCTCTTATTTCCTCTCTAGTtaaatcaataaaatcagcatcCAATGCACACCTTATAACCTACGATTTTTATATACAATTTCGGTCACAGCAACCACAGTTCAGATATAAAAACCCACCCTAACccccaaaattagaaaaaaaaaagaaaagaaagaat is part of the Gossypium hirsutum isolate 1008001.06 chromosome D11, Gossypium_hirsutum_v2.1, whole genome shotgun sequence genome and encodes:
- the LOC107913328 gene encoding UTP--glucose-1-phosphate uridylyltransferase isoform X2 translates to MTIHSVVIQKLLTTNAHIGRQVTTHHFKQFTYGFRNRQSIIDSDKTLICLRNALNFLSCLSRDPSSSFLFINTNPLFQPIIDEMTSRVTSLSPERASSLWKMRGFLTNSCSPKKFRSRHKKLVFAPTKMPDCVVIFDTERKSSVFLEAERLGIPIVALVDSGIPWEYYKKVTYPIPANDSVQFVYLICNMITKCLMLEKKKDGAKGTGKKATIKDQVESTSESKGSASDEVLVVPYDNLAPMSCDIADSKQLLDKLVVVKYNGALGKNMGFNGPKSLIEVKNGSTPLDLIVNQIQSLNSKYGCNIPLLLMNPKNTHKDIVKALEKYSTLDVDIHPFEQGERTQHESFVSEGGEDKWQSSKHGTHFLSLMNSGTLDVLLAQGKEYALVVNPDNVADVVDPKILNHLAQNSIEYCSEVTPTTSTGLINFMASSLQGIFKLEDFTSDHSEKSVKGFKFIDTRSLWLNLKAIKRLVDTSALNLDNLSTLKLFENSIGMSIPQSRFLPLNSTSDLFLLQSDLYSFTEGMFVRNDARVSPSDPSIALGPEFEKISDFKRRFETIPSIVKLDSLEVNGDVWFGADIVLKGKVVIDASPGLTLRIPDGVVLEDEEINDPTDI
- the LOC107913328 gene encoding UTP--glucose-1-phosphate uridylyltransferase isoform X1, with the protein product MTIHSVVIQKLLTTNAHIGRQVTTHHFKQFTYGFRNRQSIIDSDKTLICLRNALNFLSCLSRDPSSSFLFINTNPLFQPIIDEMTSRVTSLSPERASSLWKMRGFLTNSCSPKKFRSRHKKLVFAPTKMPDCVVIFDTERKSSVFLEAERLGIPIVALVDSGIPWEYYKKVTYPIPANDSVQFVYLICNMITKCLMLEKKKDGAKGTGKKATIKDQVESTSESKGSASDEVLVVPYDNLAPMSCADIADSKQLLDKLVVVKYNGALGKNMGFNGPKSLIEVKNGSTPLDLIVNQIQSLNSKYGCNIPLLLMNPKNTHKDIVKALEKYSTLDVDIHPFEQGERTQHESFVSEGGEDKWQSSKHGTHFLSLMNSGTLDVLLAQGKEYALVVNPDNVADVVDPKILNHLAQNSIEYCSEVTPTTSTGLINFMASSLQGIFKLEDFTSDHSEKSVKGFKFIDTRSLWLNLKAIKRLVDTSALNLDNLSTLKLFENSIGMSIPQSRFLPLNSTSDLFLLQSDLYSFTEGMFVRNDARVSPSDPSIALGPEFEKISDFKRRFETIPSIVKLDSLEVNGDVWFGADIVLKGKVVIDASPGLTLRIPDGVVLEDEEINDPTDI